Proteins from one Aureimonas sp. SA4125 genomic window:
- a CDS encoding metal-sulfur cluster assembly factor — protein MSDAGDPAARVENRLRRVIDPELGENVVDLGLIYAIAVAPDGAARVTMTTTMKGCPATVILRDAVEACVLAVEGVTSVDVDLVYDPPWSPGMMAAGTAARF, from the coding sequence ATGTCTGACGCCGGCGATCCGGCCGCCCGCGTCGAGAATCGCCTGCGGCGTGTGATCGATCCCGAATTGGGCGAGAACGTCGTCGACCTTGGTCTGATCTACGCCATTGCCGTGGCGCCGGACGGTGCGGCGCGGGTGACGATGACGACGACGATGAAGGGTTGCCCGGCCACCGTCATCCTCAGGGACGCGGTCGAAGCGTGCGTTCTCGCGGTGGAGGGCGTGACATCCGTCGATGTCGACCTGGTCTACGACCCGCCGTGGTCGCCCGGCATGATGGCGGCCGGGACGGCGGCGCGGTTCTGA
- a CDS encoding NnrS family protein, which produces MQNEPTINQLEEPLAKRTSKAIPRGLATTGPIVFSYGFRPFFLAGGSWAVIAMLLWILALVFGWPIGGDYGAAAWHAHEMLFGFTPAVLAGFLLTAVPNWTGRLPVSGPPLMVLVAIWAAGRLAMLSPALIGVTAAAAVDALFLPALLFICAREVIAGRKWSDLKVMAGLAALSLANILFHHAVIGEDHSGAFNRLGISAYVMLITIIGGRIIPSFTRNWMKKFGHKVFPVPHNRFDEIAIASGLIALGAWVIRPEHPATAVLATIAGLLHAIRLYRWRGWSTWPEKLLLILHLAYAFVALGLFGIALGALGMIDAFSVLHLLSVGAVASMMIAVMSRVSRGHTGRVLTASPMAAVSYAAILLSAVLRPMANVLPDFYEPLIVAAGLSWVLAFSLFCWECGPMLIKVRRVAHGDSAPG; this is translated from the coding sequence ATGCAGAACGAGCCAACCATCAACCAGCTTGAGGAACCTCTCGCCAAACGGACGAGCAAGGCGATCCCACGTGGACTGGCGACCACGGGACCGATCGTCTTTTCCTACGGCTTCCGGCCCTTCTTTCTCGCCGGCGGATCCTGGGCCGTCATTGCCATGCTGCTGTGGATCCTGGCGCTGGTGTTCGGCTGGCCGATCGGCGGCGACTATGGCGCGGCTGCCTGGCACGCCCATGAAATGCTGTTCGGCTTCACGCCTGCCGTCCTCGCCGGCTTCCTCCTGACGGCGGTTCCGAACTGGACAGGCCGGCTGCCGGTCTCCGGCCCGCCGCTGATGGTGCTCGTCGCGATCTGGGCGGCCGGCCGGCTGGCGATGCTGTCTCCGGCCCTGATCGGCGTCACGGCCGCGGCCGCCGTCGATGCGCTGTTTCTGCCCGCGCTGCTGTTCATTTGCGCCCGCGAGGTGATCGCCGGCCGGAAATGGAGCGATCTGAAGGTCATGGCCGGTCTGGCGGCGCTGTCGCTGGCCAATATCCTCTTTCACCATGCCGTCATCGGCGAGGATCATTCGGGCGCGTTCAACCGTCTGGGGATATCGGCCTATGTCATGCTGATCACGATCATCGGCGGCCGCATCATCCCGAGCTTTACCCGCAACTGGATGAAGAAGTTCGGCCACAAGGTTTTCCCGGTACCGCACAACCGCTTCGACGAGATCGCCATCGCCAGCGGATTGATCGCGCTGGGCGCCTGGGTCATCAGGCCGGAGCATCCCGCTACCGCCGTCCTGGCGACAATCGCGGGCTTGCTGCATGCGATCCGGCTTTACCGCTGGCGTGGCTGGAGCACATGGCCTGAAAAGCTGCTGCTGATCCTGCACCTCGCTTATGCCTTCGTCGCCCTTGGCCTGTTCGGCATCGCCCTCGGCGCGCTGGGCATGATCGACGCATTCTCGGTGCTTCACCTCCTCTCGGTCGGTGCCGTCGCCTCGATGATGATCGCCGTGATGAGCCGCGTCAGCCGAGGCCATACGGGGCGCGTGCTGACGGCCTCGCCGATGGCGGCCGTTTCCTATGCCGCCATCCTCCTATCCGCCGTGCTGCGGCCGATGGCCAACGTGCTGCCGGATTTCTACGAGCCGCTGATCGTTGCCGCCGGCCTGTCCTGGGTTCTCGCCTTCTCCCTGTTCTGCTGGGAATGCGGCCCGATGCTGATCAAGGTACGACGCGTCGCCCACGGGGACAGCGCGCCCGGCTGA
- a CDS encoding DUF2249 domain-containing protein, with translation MTVPPLELDVRPLLKKGGEPFQAIMEAVRQLEPGQDLRLYAPFCPTPLFDVMANRGFAHQAREIAGGDWEVVFTPAPLADDTAVSGNAGAAQGWPEPERQLDLVDLDPPEPMVRILAAAEKMQPGTVMFVLLAREPLFLFPELVKRGHEWAGNFDEAGETFRMLIRIGTAGDGSHV, from the coding sequence ATGACGGTGCCGCCCCTCGAACTCGATGTCCGCCCGCTGTTGAAGAAAGGCGGCGAGCCCTTCCAGGCGATCATGGAAGCGGTCAGGCAACTGGAGCCCGGACAGGATCTCAGGCTGTACGCTCCGTTCTGCCCGACGCCCCTGTTCGACGTCATGGCCAATCGCGGCTTCGCCCATCAGGCACGCGAGATCGCGGGCGGCGACTGGGAAGTGGTCTTCACGCCGGCCCCGCTCGCCGACGACACCGCCGTATCCGGCAATGCGGGCGCAGCGCAGGGCTGGCCGGAGCCGGAGCGCCAGCTCGATCTCGTCGATCTCGACCCGCCGGAGCCGATGGTGCGCATCCTGGCGGCGGCGGAGAAGATGCAGCCGGGCACGGTAATGTTCGTGCTGCTGGCGCGCGAGCCGCTGTTCCTGTTTCCCGAACTGGTCAAGCGCGGGCACGAATGGGCCGGCAATTTCGACGAGGCCGGCGAAACCTTCCGGATGTTGATTCGCATCGGCACGGCGGGGGATGGGTCGCATGTCTGA
- a CDS encoding ABC transporter permease yields MLNALLRRLGGMAVVLALVVTVVFVIVRVTPGDPAAMMLGTDATPADIADLRARMGLDAPLLQQYGQFLFDVVRGDLGQSIFLNQPVTTALAARAEPTFFLTLFSILIAVAIALPVGILSAVKRGTAFDQVVVGVTMIAASVPSFWLGLILIQTFAVSLGWFPASGYGGPDTAFLERLRHLVLPALALGIVNSALITRFTRAAMLDVLGDDYVRTARAKGASPARVILKHALKNALIPIITVIGLSIALLVAGAVVTETVFGLPGIGNLVVSAVLRRDYPVIQGALLVVAAIYVLINFAVDMLYLLVDARVRS; encoded by the coding sequence TTGTTGAATGCTCTTCTCAGGCGGCTCGGCGGCATGGCCGTCGTGCTTGCCCTCGTGGTGACGGTCGTCTTCGTCATCGTGCGCGTCACGCCGGGGGATCCCGCGGCGATGATGCTGGGAACGGACGCAACGCCCGCCGACATCGCGGATCTCAGGGCCAGAATGGGGCTGGACGCGCCCCTTCTCCAGCAATATGGACAGTTCCTGTTCGACGTCGTCCGCGGCGATCTCGGCCAGTCGATCTTCCTCAACCAGCCGGTGACGACGGCCTTGGCGGCGCGCGCCGAGCCGACCTTCTTCCTCACTTTGTTCTCGATCCTCATTGCGGTCGCAATCGCGCTGCCGGTCGGCATCCTGTCGGCCGTCAAGCGTGGAACCGCCTTCGACCAGGTCGTCGTCGGCGTGACGATGATCGCGGCCAGCGTGCCGAGCTTCTGGCTGGGGCTGATCCTGATCCAGACCTTCGCCGTCAGCCTCGGCTGGTTTCCGGCTTCCGGCTATGGCGGACCGGATACCGCCTTCCTCGAGCGCCTCCGGCATCTCGTCCTGCCGGCGCTGGCCCTCGGCATCGTCAACTCCGCGCTGATCACCCGCTTCACCCGCGCCGCCATGCTGGACGTCCTCGGCGACGACTATGTGCGCACCGCCCGCGCCAAGGGGGCGAGCCCCGCCCGCGTCATTCTCAAGCACGCGCTGAAGAACGCCCTGATCCCGATCATCACCGTGATCGGCCTGTCGATCGCGCTTCTCGTCGCCGGCGCCGTTGTGACGGAAACGGTCTTCGGCCTGCCGGGGATCGGAAACCTTGTCGTCTCTGCCGTGCTGCGCCGCGACTATCCGGTCATCCAGGGCGCGCTTCTCGTCGTTGCCGCGATCTATGTCCTCATCAACTTCGCGGTCGACATGCTCTATCTCCTCGTCGATGCCCGGGTGCGGTCATGA
- a CDS encoding ABC transporter substrate-binding protein — protein MKTSRFLAAGIAALLCGTATAALAQAPGGVLTVATIGEPPTLDQMQTPTDIVITITQHIFETLYTFDAEWQSQPLLAAALPEISEDGLTYKIALREGVTFHDGTTFDAADVVTSLNRWMKINSKGKQVAAVVESIADDGEHAVVIKLKSRYSPLVATLSQASVILPSEKAGDTLAEFVGTGPYSLKERRPDQFTQLVRFDGYKSPEGEASNYAGKREAVAGEIRFVPVPDANTRVEGLIAGQFDYADSLPFSAYERVEASDVAKPAIYENAGWTSLNMNMKAGLLTAKPLRQAVQVALNPTDMMLAAFSDERFFGVDGALFPKGFVWHTEAGVTRYGEGDPEAAAALMEEAGYDGTPIRILTSRQYEYHYKTGEVAKAYLEAAGFKVDLQVADWATLTTRRADPAQWDIFITHSNFPGDPSTLNTITDTYPGWYVSDAKAAAVSVYLAATTQDEKFKAWEGIQSVIYDDAPLVKVGNFNALGGISKAVSGYTPAYWPRFWNVTPKS, from the coding sequence ATGAAGACCTCACGTTTCCTCGCTGCCGGCATCGCGGCGCTCCTCTGCGGCACCGCCACCGCGGCGCTCGCGCAGGCCCCCGGCGGCGTCCTTACGGTTGCAACCATCGGCGAGCCGCCGACGCTCGACCAGATGCAGACGCCGACCGACATCGTCATCACCATCACCCAGCATATTTTTGAAACGCTCTACACCTTCGATGCCGAATGGCAGTCGCAGCCGCTTCTGGCCGCAGCGCTGCCGGAGATCTCGGAAGATGGCCTGACATACAAGATCGCGCTCCGCGAGGGCGTGACCTTCCACGACGGCACGACCTTCGACGCTGCCGACGTCGTCACCTCGCTGAACCGCTGGATGAAGATCAACTCCAAGGGCAAGCAGGTCGCCGCCGTCGTCGAGAGCATCGCGGACGACGGCGAGCACGCCGTCGTCATCAAGCTGAAGTCGCGCTACTCGCCGCTCGTCGCCACGCTCTCACAGGCGTCGGTCATCCTGCCGTCCGAGAAGGCCGGCGATACGCTGGCCGAATTCGTCGGCACCGGTCCCTATTCCCTGAAGGAGCGCCGGCCCGACCAGTTCACCCAGCTGGTGCGCTTCGACGGCTACAAGTCGCCCGAGGGCGAGGCCAGCAACTATGCCGGCAAGCGCGAGGCCGTCGCCGGCGAGATCCGCTTCGTGCCGGTGCCGGATGCCAATACCCGCGTCGAGGGCCTGATCGCCGGGCAGTTCGACTATGCCGACTCCCTGCCGTTCAGCGCCTATGAGCGGGTCGAGGCGAGCGACGTCGCCAAGCCGGCGATCTACGAGAATGCCGGCTGGACCTCGCTCAACATGAACATGAAGGCGGGCCTCCTCACCGCCAAGCCGCTCCGCCAGGCGGTGCAGGTGGCGCTCAACCCGACCGACATGATGCTCGCCGCCTTCTCGGACGAGCGCTTCTTCGGCGTCGACGGCGCGCTCTTCCCGAAGGGCTTCGTCTGGCACACCGAAGCCGGCGTCACGCGCTATGGCGAGGGCGATCCCGAGGCCGCGGCGGCCCTGATGGAGGAAGCGGGCTACGACGGCACGCCGATCCGGATCCTGACCAGCCGCCAGTACGAATACCACTACAAGACCGGCGAGGTGGCCAAGGCCTATCTCGAGGCGGCCGGCTTCAAGGTCGACCTGCAGGTCGCGGACTGGGCGACGCTGACCACCCGCCGCGCCGATCCCGCGCAGTGGGACATCTTCATCACCCATTCCAACTTCCCGGGTGATCCGTCGACGCTGAACACGATCACCGACACCTATCCCGGCTGGTACGTCTCGGACGCCAAGGCCGCTGCGGTCTCGGTCTACCTCGCCGCCACCACGCAGGACGAGAAGTTCAAGGCGTGGGAAGGCATCCAGAGCGTGATCTACGACGACGCGCCGCTGGTGAAGGTCGGCAACTTCAATGCCCTCGGCGGCATCTCGAAGGCCGTCAGCGGCTACACGCCCGCCTACTGGCCGCGTTTCTGGAACGTCACGCCAAAATCCTGA
- a CDS encoding formylglycine-generating enzyme family protein, whose product MATIAEERRTSALSVVLPVMLLAGLIGGLALTTGLIDTGGIGGALPGPPTVTVPPRTFTYRSDGDFVRAGIPVDAPLETVAVASPLHVMKFQVTVADYALCVADRACAAAESRPASIQTVPVTGVSYDDARAYADWLSTRTRQVWRLPSDAEWAFAAGTRFADDALGIALNNKNPAIRWIANYERESARKAGSLQAAQPQGNFGENEYGIADIGGNVWEWTGTCHRRVVMDGDGRIISQAPACGVYVLEGKHRAPMSFFIRDAKGGGCSVGTPPDNLGFRLVRDSRWYAPLIRAFETSRLRPA is encoded by the coding sequence GTGGCGACCATTGCAGAAGAACGCAGGACTTCGGCGCTCTCCGTCGTTTTGCCGGTGATGCTTCTCGCCGGGCTCATCGGCGGACTGGCCCTGACGACGGGCCTGATCGATACGGGCGGCATCGGCGGGGCCCTTCCCGGCCCGCCGACGGTGACCGTCCCGCCACGGACTTTCACCTATCGCAGCGATGGTGATTTCGTGAGAGCCGGCATCCCCGTCGATGCGCCGCTCGAGACGGTCGCGGTCGCCTCGCCGCTTCACGTCATGAAGTTCCAGGTGACGGTGGCGGATTATGCGCTCTGTGTTGCCGACAGAGCCTGCGCCGCGGCCGAAAGTAGGCCCGCCAGCATCCAGACCGTCCCGGTGACGGGCGTCAGCTATGACGACGCCCGGGCCTATGCCGATTGGCTGTCGACGAGGACGCGTCAGGTCTGGCGGTTGCCGAGCGATGCGGAATGGGCTTTCGCGGCCGGTACGCGCTTCGCTGACGATGCGCTGGGGATCGCCCTGAACAACAAGAACCCGGCCATTCGCTGGATCGCGAACTACGAACGGGAATCGGCCCGCAAGGCGGGGAGTCTGCAGGCGGCGCAACCACAGGGGAACTTCGGCGAGAATGAATACGGCATCGCCGATATCGGCGGCAATGTCTGGGAATGGACCGGAACCTGCCACCGGCGCGTCGTGATGGACGGGGACGGCAGGATCATCAGCCAGGCGCCGGCCTGCGGGGTCTATGTGCTGGAGGGAAAGCACCGGGCGCCGATGAGCTTTTTCATCCGCGATGCCAAGGGCGGCGGCTGCTCGGTCGGCACGCCTCCCGACAATCTCGGCTTCCGCCTGGTGCGCGACAGCCGCTGGTACGCCCCGCTCATCCGCGCTTTCGAGACCAGTCGGCTCCGGCCTGCCTGA
- a CDS encoding Crp/Fnr family transcriptional regulator, with translation MAGIDRTLVRSLTLFDKTSDADLDALLGSATSRRVPRGEAVFEQGASATHFYLLLHGRLKVMQVTADGQQIIVRVVHPGDLFGFARALQRIDYPGTAIAAAESIVLVWATEMWPVFVEQNPALAIGAMQTIGQRLEEAHTRIREMSTEEVERRVAHAVLRLIKQAGKTEENGIRIDFQISRQDIAEMTGTTLHTVSRIFSAWEGKGLVEGGRQKLLVLDPEGLSKLADGNRD, from the coding sequence GTGGCGGGAATAGACCGGACTCTCGTCAGATCGCTCACCCTGTTCGACAAGACGAGCGACGCCGACCTGGACGCGCTGCTGGGCTCGGCCACCTCGCGCCGAGTTCCGCGCGGGGAAGCGGTCTTCGAGCAGGGCGCCTCCGCCACCCATTTCTACCTGTTGCTGCACGGCCGCCTGAAGGTGATGCAGGTCACTGCCGACGGCCAGCAGATCATCGTCCGCGTGGTTCATCCCGGCGATCTGTTCGGCTTTGCGCGAGCCCTGCAGCGGATCGACTATCCCGGCACCGCGATCGCCGCGGCCGAAAGCATCGTGCTCGTCTGGGCGACCGAGATGTGGCCGGTCTTCGTCGAGCAGAATCCGGCACTGGCGATCGGTGCCATGCAGACGATCGGACAGCGGCTGGAAGAAGCCCATACCCGCATCCGGGAGATGTCGACGGAGGAGGTCGAGCGCCGCGTCGCGCATGCCGTGCTGAGACTCATCAAGCAGGCGGGCAAGACGGAGGAAAACGGCATCCGCATCGATTTTCAGATCTCCCGCCAGGACATCGCCGAAATGACCGGCACGACGCTGCACACGGTTTCGCGCATTTTCAGTGCCTGGGAGGGCAAGGGGCTGGTCGAGGGTGGCCGGCAGAAACTGCTGGTGCTGGATCCCGAAGGTCTATCGAAGCTGGCTGACGGCAATCGCGACTGA
- a CDS encoding ABC transporter permease — protein sequence MSMVSVVPTRGAGLRRLLGNRAIVFGAVILTLIVLAALLAPFIAPYAPNKLSIVNKLKPPSLQHLFGTDEFGRDVFSRAIFAGRVSLLVSLGVVCIASVLGIFLGVIAGYFRRLDAPISRLLDAMMSFPDILLAIALVAALGPSLLNVILALGITYAPRLARIVRGSTLVLVRLPYIESAVALGLPTWQILTRHILINLASPILVQATFIFASAMLAEASLSFLGVGVSTDMPTWGTMLASGREYMNGASWLMLFPGLAIVLAVLSLQLVGDGLRDLVDPRLAKEV from the coding sequence ATGAGCATGGTTTCCGTCGTCCCCACCCGCGGCGCTGGCCTTCGTCGCCTGCTCGGCAACCGTGCCATCGTCTTCGGCGCGGTCATCCTGACGCTGATCGTCCTCGCCGCGTTGCTCGCCCCGTTCATCGCGCCCTATGCGCCGAACAAGCTCTCGATCGTCAACAAGCTGAAACCCCCGTCGCTGCAGCATCTCTTCGGCACCGACGAGTTCGGCCGCGACGTCTTCTCCCGCGCGATCTTCGCCGGGCGGGTGTCGTTGCTGGTCAGCCTCGGCGTTGTCTGCATCGCCTCGGTGCTCGGCATCTTCCTAGGCGTCATCGCCGGCTATTTCCGGCGTCTCGACGCGCCGATCTCGCGTCTGCTCGACGCGATGATGTCCTTTCCCGACATCCTTCTCGCCATCGCGTTGGTCGCCGCCCTCGGGCCGTCGCTCCTTAACGTCATCCTGGCGCTTGGAATCACCTACGCGCCGCGTCTCGCCCGCATCGTGCGCGGCTCGACGCTGGTGCTGGTGCGGCTTCCCTATATCGAGTCCGCCGTCGCGCTGGGCCTGCCGACCTGGCAGATTCTGACACGGCACATCCTCATCAATCTCGCCTCGCCGATCCTCGTCCAGGCGACATTCATCTTCGCCTCCGCCATGCTTGCGGAGGCGAGCCTATCCTTCCTCGGCGTTGGCGTATCGACAGACATGCCGACCTGGGGGACGATGCTCGCCTCCGGACGCGAATACATGAACGGCGCCTCGTGGCTGATGCTGTTTCCCGGCCTCGCCATCGTGCTGGCCGTCTTGTCGCTGCAACTGGTCGGCGACGGCCTGCGCGACCTCGTCGATCCGCGCCTCGCCAAGGAAGTCTGA
- a CDS encoding ABC transporter ATP-binding protein, which produces MDAASKSVRAPVLAVENLTTAFRTKGGWQSVIRDISFTVDAGETVAVVGESGSGKSVTALSIMRLLPEGKARCEGRIRLDGRDLLTVSEKEMRGVRGGQIGMIFQEPMTSLNPVFTIGNQVAEALVLHRDMSWAQAKAETLRLMDRVRIPAARSRLEEYPHKFSGGMRQRVMIAMALACRPKLLIADEPTTALDVTIQSEILHLIRELQREETMAVLFITHDMGVVAEVADRTVVMLRGDMVETGATDRIFASPVQPYTKALLASIPRLGTMGTAPGPRRFPSVDPATGASTDGSQTRPLPASTAPVLDVSNLVMRFTVGGGRIHAVEDVSFQVHPGETLALVGESGCGKSTTGRSIMRLIQPTSGSITVDGEDVLSASAGGMRAMRRTAQMIFQDPFASLNPRMTIGAAIAEPILAHKMMGKRQARERVSYLLEKVGLSAAVSDRHPHEFSGGQRQRISIARALALEPKLIIADEAVSALDVTVKAQVANLLLDLQEEMGLAFLFISHDMAVVERLSHRVAVMYLGEIVEIGPRRAVFGNPQHPYTRRLLSAVPVPDPTTRGSLPLALTEELKSPLRRLDYVAPSRVYREVAPGHLVLSDVSLPSRH; this is translated from the coding sequence ATGGACGCAGCATCAAAAAGCGTGCGCGCACCCGTTCTCGCGGTCGAAAACCTCACCACCGCTTTCCGTACGAAAGGAGGATGGCAGAGTGTCATCCGCGACATCTCCTTCACCGTCGATGCCGGTGAGACCGTCGCCGTCGTCGGCGAGTCCGGCTCGGGCAAGAGCGTCACGGCGCTGTCGATCATGCGCCTTCTGCCGGAGGGCAAGGCCCGCTGCGAAGGCCGCATCCGGCTCGATGGACGAGACCTGCTGACGGTTTCGGAGAAGGAGATGCGGGGGGTGCGCGGCGGGCAGATCGGCATGATCTTCCAGGAGCCGATGACCTCGCTGAACCCAGTGTTCACGATCGGCAACCAGGTCGCCGAGGCGCTTGTCCTCCACCGCGACATGTCGTGGGCGCAGGCGAAGGCCGAGACGCTTCGGCTGATGGACCGCGTGCGGATCCCCGCTGCCCGCTCGCGCCTCGAGGAATACCCGCACAAGTTTTCCGGCGGCATGCGCCAGCGCGTGATGATCGCCATGGCGCTCGCCTGCCGCCCGAAACTCCTCATCGCCGACGAACCGACGACGGCGCTCGACGTCACCATCCAGTCCGAGATCCTGCATCTCATCCGCGAGTTGCAGCGCGAAGAGACGATGGCCGTCCTCTTCATCACCCATGACATGGGCGTCGTGGCGGAGGTCGCCGACCGCACCGTGGTCATGCTGCGCGGCGACATGGTCGAAACTGGTGCGACGGACCGCATCTTCGCGTCGCCCGTGCAGCCTTACACCAAGGCGCTGCTCGCCTCGATCCCGCGCCTCGGGACGATGGGCACCGCACCGGGCCCCCGGCGCTTTCCCTCGGTCGATCCGGCCACGGGCGCCAGCACCGACGGAAGCCAGACGCGTCCCCTTCCGGCGTCGACCGCGCCCGTGCTCGATGTCTCCAACCTGGTGATGCGCTTTACCGTTGGTGGCGGGCGCATTCATGCCGTGGAGGACGTATCGTTCCAGGTTCACCCCGGCGAAACGCTGGCGCTCGTCGGAGAGTCTGGTTGCGGCAAGTCCACGACTGGGCGGTCGATCATGCGGCTCATTCAGCCGACATCGGGTTCGATCACGGTCGACGGAGAGGATGTCCTGTCAGCCAGTGCCGGCGGCATGCGGGCAATGCGGCGAACCGCCCAGATGATCTTCCAGGATCCCTTCGCCTCGCTCAATCCGCGCATGACGATCGGTGCAGCCATCGCCGAGCCGATCCTGGCACACAAGATGATGGGCAAGCGGCAAGCGCGCGAGCGCGTCTCTTACCTGCTGGAGAAGGTTGGCCTCTCCGCCGCCGTTTCAGATCGACATCCGCACGAGTTCTCAGGCGGCCAGCGCCAGCGCATCTCGATCGCCCGGGCCCTTGCACTGGAGCCGAAGCTGATCATCGCTGACGAGGCGGTCTCTGCCCTCGACGTCACGGTAAAGGCGCAGGTCGCCAACCTCCTGCTCGATTTGCAGGAGGAGATGGGCCTCGCCTTCCTGTTCATCTCGCATGACATGGCGGTGGTGGAACGACTCAGCCACCGCGTGGCGGTGATGTATCTCGGCGAGATCGTCGAGATCGGTCCGCGCCGGGCGGTCTTCGGCAACCCGCAACACCCCTATACGCGCCGGCTTCTTTCGGCGGTGCCGGTGCCCGATCCCACGACCCGTGGCAGCCTGCCTTTGGCCCTGACCGAAGAGCTCAAGAGCCCTTTGCGTCGCTTAGACTACGTCGCTCCGTCCCGGGTCTATCGCGAGGTCGCTCCGGGGCATCTCGTGCTTTCGGACGTCTCTTTGCCGTCGCGACACTGA
- a CDS encoding pseudoazurin, whose product MTIASKFLTSIALLACLSAPALAADFEVQMLNKGADGIMVFEPVLTKVSPGDTVTFLPTDKSHNAESVKDMFPDGAEAFKGKVNEAIKVTFTVPGAYVVKCTPHYSMGMAAVIVVGDPAVNIEKIKTAKYPKKASERVLGALSAL is encoded by the coding sequence ATGACCATCGCTTCCAAGTTCCTCACGAGCATCGCGCTGCTCGCCTGCCTGAGCGCCCCTGCCCTTGCCGCCGATTTCGAAGTCCAGATGCTGAACAAGGGCGCCGATGGCATCATGGTCTTCGAGCCGGTGCTGACCAAGGTCAGTCCGGGTGACACCGTCACCTTCCTTCCGACCGACAAGAGCCACAATGCGGAAAGCGTCAAGGACATGTTTCCGGACGGCGCCGAGGCCTTCAAGGGCAAGGTCAACGAGGCGATCAAGGTGACGTTCACCGTCCCCGGCGCCTACGTCGTCAAGTGCACGCCGCATTATTCGATGGGCATGGCCGCGGTCATCGTCGTCGGCGATCCGGCCGTCAACATCGAAAAGATCAAGACGGCAAAATATCCGAAAAAGGCAAGCGAACGCGTGCTTGGAGCACTTTCGGCTCTCTAA
- the nirK gene encoding copper-containing nitrite reductase, whose product MSSQFQISRRTILAGAAFSGALGAIMTGSAAQAEDTLPKTLAPDVSTLPRVKVELATPPFVHPHTQKAVGGPKIVEFTMVIEEKKLVVDGEGTEVHAMTFNGSVPGPLMVVHQGDYVELTLVNPATNTLQHNIDFHAATGALGGGSLTEVNPGESTVLRFKATRAGVFVYHCAPPGMVPWHVVSGMNGAIMVLPREGLTDGKGKELVYDRVYYVGEQDFYIPRDENGVFKKYEAPGDAFEDTVKVMRTLTPTHIVFNGSVGALTGDNALTAEVGDRVLIIHSQANRDTRPHLIGGHGDYVWAHGKFNNPPAVDQETWFIPGGTAGAAYYTFLQPGIYAYVNHNLIEAFELGAAGHFKVTGEWNDDLMTSVKAAGLI is encoded by the coding sequence ATGTCCAGCCAGTTTCAGATTTCCCGTCGCACCATTCTTGCCGGTGCGGCATTTTCCGGTGCCCTGGGCGCCATCATGACAGGGAGCGCCGCGCAGGCGGAAGACACCCTGCCAAAGACCCTCGCGCCCGACGTCAGCACCCTGCCGCGCGTCAAGGTCGAACTTGCCACGCCACCCTTCGTGCACCCCCACACGCAGAAGGCCGTGGGTGGCCCGAAGATCGTCGAGTTCACCATGGTGATCGAGGAAAAGAAGCTGGTCGTCGACGGCGAGGGCACCGAGGTGCACGCCATGACCTTCAACGGATCGGTCCCCGGCCCCTTGATGGTCGTGCATCAGGGCGATTACGTGGAACTCACCCTCGTCAATCCCGCAACCAACACCCTGCAGCACAACATCGATTTCCACGCCGCGACCGGCGCGCTGGGCGGCGGTTCCTTGACCGAGGTCAATCCCGGTGAAAGCACGGTCCTGCGCTTCAAGGCGACGCGCGCCGGCGTCTTCGTCTACCATTGCGCCCCTCCCGGAATGGTCCCGTGGCATGTGGTTTCCGGCATGAACGGCGCCATCATGGTGCTGCCGCGCGAGGGATTGACCGACGGCAAGGGCAAGGAACTCGTCTACGACCGCGTCTACTATGTCGGCGAACAGGACTTCTACATTCCCAGGGACGAGAACGGCGTCTTCAAGAAATACGAGGCACCCGGCGATGCCTTCGAGGACACCGTCAAGGTCATGCGAACGCTGACCCCGACCCACATCGTCTTCAACGGCTCCGTCGGCGCGCTGACCGGCGACAACGCCCTCACCGCCGAGGTCGGCGACCGGGTGCTGATCATCCATTCGCAGGCCAATCGCGACACCCGTCCGCATCTCATCGGCGGCCACGGCGATTATGTCTGGGCTCATGGCAAGTTCAACAATCCGCCGGCCGTGGACCAGGAGACCTGGTTCATTCCGGGCGGCACGGCGGGAGCGGCCTACTACACCTTCCTGCAGCCGGGCATCTACGCCTATGTCAACCACAACCTCATCGAAGCCTTCGAGCTCGGGGCGGCCGGCCACTTCAAGGTCACCGGAGAGTGGAACGACGATCTGATGACGTCGGTCAAGGCGGCTGGCCTCATCTGA